Proteins found in one Hevea brasiliensis isolate MT/VB/25A 57/8 chromosome 18, ASM3005281v1, whole genome shotgun sequence genomic segment:
- the LOC110645817 gene encoding inactive LRR receptor-like serine/threonine-protein kinase BIR2: MKGCSIHSRKFATLLTLSTGIICVSLVSSVIGEDDVKCLQGVRTSLNDPQGKLSSWNFANSSSGFLCNFVGVSCWNDQENRIINLQLRDMGLSGQVPESLKYCESLQNLDLSSNALSGTIPTQICTWLPYLVTLDLSNNDLSGSIPPDLVNCTYLNNLILSNNRLSGPIPYEVSSLARLKKFSVANNDLTGTIPSFFSNFDSGDFTGNDGLCGKPLGSKCGGLSKKNLAIIIAAGIFGAAASLLLAFGVWWWYHLGYSRRSKRGYGIGRGDDASWVDRLRAHKLVQVSLFQKPLVKVKLADLMAATNNFSYENIIISTRTGTTYKAVLPDGSALVIKRLSTCKLGEKQFRLEMNRLGQLRHPNLTPLLGFCVVEDEKLLVYKHMSNGTLYALLHGNGTLLDWPTRFRIGLGAARGLAWLHNGCQPSFLHQNICSNVILVDEDFDARIMDFGLARLMTFSDSNESSYINGDLGEFGYVAPEYSSTMVASLKGDVYGFGVVLVELVTGQKPLDIGTAEEGFKGNLVDWLNHLSSSGRIKDAIDKTLCGKGHDEEILQFLKIALNCVAARPKDRWCMYQVYQSLKTCGNDLGFSEQDDEFPLIFVKQDNE; the protein is encoded by the coding sequence ATGAAGGGTTGTTCAATTCATAGTCGAAAGTTTGCTACTTTACTCACATTATCAACTGGTATTATATGCGTTTCTTTAGTTTCTTCTGTAATTGGTGAAGATGATGTCAAATGCCTGCAAGGCGTTAGGACTTCGCTTAATGACCCACAAGGGAAGCTCAGCTCCTGGAACTTCGCCAACTCATCGTCTGGATTCCTCTGCAACTTCGTCGGTGTGTCTTGCTGGAATGATCAAGAAAATAGGATTATCAACCTGCAGTTACGGGACATGGGCCTGTCTGGACAAGTCCCTGAGTCCTTAAAGTACTGTGAGAGCCTGCAAAATTTGGATCTTTCATCTAATGCTCTATCTGGTACGATTCCTACTCAGATCTGCACCTGGTTGCCTTATTTAGTTACTCTTGATCTATCCAATAATGATCTCTCAGGGTCTATACCACCTGATCTTGTGAACTGTACTTATTTAAATAATTTGATACTTTCAAACAATCGTCTCTCTGGACCTATACCTTATGAAGTCTCTAGTTTGGCTAGGCTAAAGAAGTTTTCTGTGGCAAATAATGATCTTACCGGTACAATTCCTTCCTTCTTTAGTAATTTTGATTCCGGGGATTTTACTGGGAACGATGGACTTTGTGGGAAGCCTTTAGGATCCAAGTGTGGTGGGTTAAGCAAGAAGAATCTTGCTATTATAATTGCTGCTGGGATCTTTGGTGCTGCAGCATCTTTGTTGTTGGCTTTTGGGGTGTGGTGGTGGTATCATTTAGGGTATTCTAGGAGGAGCAAGAGAGGGTATGGCATTGGAAGAGGTGATGATGCTAGTTGGGTTGACAGGTTGAGGGCTCATAAGCTTGTTCAGGTTTCATTGTTTCAAAAGCCCCTTGTTAAGGTTAAATTGGCTGATTTAATGGCAGCTACTAACAATTTTAGTTATGAGAATATCATAATTTCGACCAGGACGGGTACTACCTATAAGGCAGTTCTTCCTGATGGATCTGCACTTGTAATCAAGCGTCTTAGTACTTGTAAGCTTGGTGAGAAGCAGTTTCGCTTGGAGATGAATCGGTTGGGACAGCTTAGACATCCAAATTTGACACCCCTTTTGGGTTTTTGTGTTGTGGAGGATGAGAAACTTTTGGTTTATAAGCATATGTCTAATGGGACTTTGTATGCTTTACTTCATGGAAATGGTACCTTATTGGATTGGCCAACGAGATTCAGAATCGGTTTGGGTGCTGCTAGGGGTCTAGCATGGCTTCATAATGGGTGCCAGCCTTCATTCTTGCACCAAAACATATGCTCCAATGTGATTCTTGTTGATGAAGATTTTGATGCTCGGATCATGGATTTTGGATTGGCAAGGCTCATGACTTTCTCAGATTCTAATGAGAGCAGTTATATTAATGGCGATTTAGGAGAATTTGGTTATGTGGCACCAGAGTACTCAAGTACTATGGTTGCTTCATTGAAAGGGGATGTTTATGGATTTGGGGTGGTGCTTGTAGAGCTTGTGACAGGGCAAAAACCTCTTGATATTGGTACTGCTGAAGAAGGATTCAAGGGTAACTTGGTGGATTGGTTGAATCACCTCTCAAGTTCAGGTAGAATCAAGGATGCAATTGATAAGACTCTTTGTGGGAAGGGACATGATGAGGAGATCTTGCAGTTCCTGAAAATTGCTTTGAATTGTGTGGCTGCTCGGCCCAAGGACAGATGGTGTATGTACCAAGTTTACCAATCATTAAAGACCTGTGGCAATGACCTTGGTTTCTCAGAGCAAGATGACGAATTTCCATTGATTTTTGTCAAGCAAGACAATGAATGA
- the LOC110645816 gene encoding inactive LRR receptor-like serine/threonine-protein kinase BIR2 — protein sequence MKGCSIHNRKIATLLTVSTGIIWVSLVSSVIGEDDVKCLQGVRTSLSDPQGRLSSWNFANSSSGFLCNFIGVSCWNDQENRIINLQLRDMNLSGQFPESLKDCKSLQNLDLSSNALSGTIPAQICTWLPYLVTLDLSNNDLSGSIPPDLVKCTYLNNLILSNNRLSGPIPYEFSSLARLKKFSVANNDLKGAIPSFFSDFDSGDFSGNELCGKPLGSKCGGLSKKNLAIIIAAGIFGAAASLLLAFGVWWWYHLGYSRTKRGYGIGRGDDTSWVDRLRAHKLVQVSLFQKPLVKVKLADLMAATNNFSPENIIISTRTGTTYKAVLPDGSALAIKRLSTCKLGEKQFRLEVNQLGQLRHPNLTPLLGFCVVEDEKLLVYKHMSNGTLNALLHGNGTLLDWPTRFRIGLGAARGLAWLHHGCQPSILHQNICSNVILVDEDFDARIVDFGLARLMTFSDSNESSYINGDLGEFGYVAPEYSSTMVASLKGDVYGFGVVLLELVTGQKPLDISNAEEVFKGNLVDWLNHLSSSGRIKDAIDKTLCGKGHDEEILQFLKIALNCVAARPKDRWSMYRVYQSLKACGNDLGFSEQDDEFPLIFIKQDNE from the coding sequence ATGAAGGGTTGTTCAATTCATAATCGAAAGATTGCTACTTTACTCACGGTGTCAACTGGTATTATATGGGTTTCTTTAGTTTCTTCTGTAATTGGCGAAGATGATGTCAAATGCCTGCAAGGCGTTAGGACTTCCCTTAGTGATCCGCAAGGGAGGCTCAGCTCCTGGAACTTCGCCAACTCATCATCTGGATTCCTCTGCAACTTCATCGGTGTGTCTTGCTGGAATGATCAAGAAAATAGGATTATCAACCTGCAATTGCGGGACATGAACCTGTCTGGACAATTCCCTGAGTCGTTAAAGGACTGTAAGAGCCTGCAAAATTTGGATCTTTCATCTAATGCTCTATCTGGTACGATTCCTGCTCAGATCTGTACCTGGTTGCCTTATTTAGTTACTCTTGATCTATCCAATAATGATCTCTCAGGGTCTATACCACCTGATCTTGTGAAGTGTACTTATTTGAATAATTTGATACTTTCAAACAATCGTCTCTCTGGACCTATACCTTATGAATTCTCTAGTTTGGCTAGGCTAAAGAAGTTTTCTGTGGCAAATAATGATCTCAAGGGCGCAATTCCTTCCTTCTTTAGTGATTTTGATTCTGGGGATTTTTCTGGTAATGAACTTTGTGGGAAGCCTTTAGGATCCAAGTGTGGTGGGTTAAGCAAGAAGAATCTTGCGATTATAATTGCTGCTGGAATCTTTGGTGCTGCAGCATCTTTGTTGTTGGCTTTTGGGGTGTGGTGGTGGTATCATTTAGGGTATTCTAGGACTAAGAGAGGGTATGGCATTGGAAGAGGTGATGATACTAGTTGGGTTGACAGGTTGAGGGCTCATAAGCTTGTTCAGGTTTCATTGTTTCAAAAGCCCCTTGTTAAGGTTAAATTGGCTGATTTAATGGCAGCTACTAACAATTTTAGTCCTGAGAATATCATAATTTCTACCCGGACGGGTACTACATATAAGGCAGTTCTTCCTGATGGATCTGCACTCGCAATCAAGCGTCTTAGCACTTGTAAGCTTGGTGAGAAGCAGTTTCGCTTGGAGGTGAATCAGCTGGGACAGCTTAGACATCCAAATCTGACACCCCTTTTGGGTTTTTGTGTTGTGGAGGATGAGAAGCTTTTGGTTTATAAGCATATGTCTAATGGGACTTTGAATGCTTTACTTCATGGAAATGGTACCTTATTGGATTGGCCAACAAGATTCAGAATTGGCTTGGGTGCTGCTAGGGGTCTAGCATGGCTTCATCATGGGTGCCAGCCTTCAATCTTGCACCAAAACATATGCTCCAATGTGATTCTTGTTGATGAAGATTTTGATGCTAGGATCGTGGATTTTGGATTGGCAAGGCTCATGACTTTCTCGGATTCTAATGAGAGCAGTTATATTAATGGGGATTTAGGAGAATTCGGTTATGTGGCACCAGAGTACTCGAGCACAATGGTTGCTTCATTGAAAGGGGATGTGTATGGATTTGGGGTGGTGCTTCTAGAGCTTGTGACAGGGCAAAAACCTCTTGATATTAGTAATGCTGAAGAAGTATTCAAGGGTAACTTGGTGGATTGGTTGAATCACCTCTCAAGTTCAGGTAGAATCAAGGATGCAATTGATAAGACTCTTTGTGGAAAGGGACATGATGAGGAGATCTTGCAGTTCCTGAAAATTGCTTTGAATTGTGTGGCTGCTCGGCCCAAGGACAGATGGTCTATGTACCGAGTTTACCAATCATTAAAGGCCTGTGGCAATGACCTTGGTTTCTCAGAGCAAGATGATGAATTTCCGTTGATTTTTATCAAGCAAGACAATGAATGA